GCTTGCTCTCGATTGCGTTGGCGACGCGCAGGGCCTGCAGGGTCTCGGCGACGTCATGGGTCCGGATGATCTTCGCGCCCCTTTGCGCGGCGATGAGATGCGCGGCGATCGAGCCGGCGAGCCGTTCTTTCGGCTCCGACGGCGACACCGAGGCGATGAAGCGTTTGCGCGAGGCGCCGACCAGAATTGGCAGGCCGAATATGTCGAGCTCGCGTAAGCGCGCCAGCGCCGTCATGCTCTGCTCGGCGGTCTTGCCAAAGCCGATGCCGGGATCCAGCACGATTTTTTCGCGCGCGATGCCGGCCTTTGCGGCGATGTCGAGCGAGCGCAGGAAGAACGCCTTCATGTCCGTGACGATGTCGATGGCGGGATCGACGCTGTCGCGGTTGTGCATGACGATGACGGGGACGCCTCTTGCGGCGATCAGCGGCGCCATGCCGGCATCGCGTTGCAGGCCCCAGACGTCGTTGGCGATCGCTGCGCCCTTATCGAGCGCGAAGGCGACGACCTCGGCCTTCATGCTGTCGATCGAGACCGGCACGCCGAGCGCGACGACGCCCGCCAGCACCGGCTTCAGCCGGGCCAGCTCGTCCTCGGCCGTGACGGCCTTCGCGCCCTTGTAGGGCCGGGTGGATTCGGCACCGATATCGATGATGTCGACGCCATCGGCGATCATCGCCCGTGCCCGCTCCAGCGCCTGCTCGGGCGCGATGAACTCGCCGCCGTCGGAGAAGGAATCCGGGGTGACGTTGAGCACGCCCATCACCGCCGGAATGGGCCGGCCCACGAGCCTCCGCAGCGCATCAAGCCCGGCCGAGCCGGCCGGCGGGACGGATGGGGAGGGCGAGGCATTCATGCCGGTGGCTTTAGCGGCCGGGGAGGGGGAGTCAAGACGGGATTGGCGCCAGCGCGCCCTCTGTGACCGTCACACTGAGGCGCTCGCCTCTTCGGCCAGCCTCGAAGGGCGACGGCCCGGCTCTCTCCATGTGGCAGCCAGCGTGGCCGCTCATCCTTCGAGGCTCCCGGCGCGATGCTTTGCATCGCGCCACTCGCACCTCAGGATGACGGAGAGAGTAAGCAGGCTAGTACGTGATCTTCGGCGGCAGCTTCTTGGCCTTGGCGATGATGTCGCCGACCGATTTCTCGGAAGGAAGGATGCGGACGAGCTTCTTCCTCTCGTTCGCCTCGCGCATGCTCTGCGCAAGCCTTGCCGGATTGCGATAGGCGAGCTCGCGCACCGTGGTGACGCCGGCGGCACGGACGAGGCCCACCTTGGCACGCCCCATGCCGGGGATGCGCATGTAATCGGAGACGTTGGCCCATTCCAGCAGCAGCTGCTCGCTGATGCCGGTCTTGGCGGAGAGCGCCTTGCGGCCCTTCACAGTCGAGGCCGCCTCGAGTAGCGCGTCGGTCGTGCGGATGCCCTGCGCCTTCAGCTTGGTGGCGGCAAAAGCAGGCAGGCCCTCAATCTCGGAAATCGGATATGTCATGATATTCGATATGAAAAAAGCGTCGCTCAGGCGAACTGGCTGAGGCCTGGCGTCCCCGCAATGATCTTGCCCATCTGATCCGCTCCGATTTTGTCTCGGCCGTAGCGGAAAAGTTCACGGGCGACATTTTGAATCTCGGACATGCCAAGTCCGAGGCTCATCAGGCGTGTGCCGACCGCCATCAGGCCACCGCCCATCAGCCGCGACAGTCCGCCGCTGCTCCTGGATGCCTCGATCGCGGCTTCCGCGCCGGGAATCTGATCGATCAGGGCTTGCACACTGTCGGAAGGACCCTCGTTACGGAGGAAGCCCAGGATAATGCCCACGGTCTTTTCAGCCACAGCACTATCTATGCTGGCGTTTGTCGCCAGCCGCCCGATCAGCTCGTCCATTAGACCCGCCCCTCAACCGGTTGCACGCCGGAGTATTACTTTCGAAAATGATCTTGAGCCGGTGTGGTGTGAATTACAAGCGATGAACGCATGAGACGTTCCGATTCACTCTCGAAGGCGCGAAAAGTGTTGCAACGGTGCAAGAGCGAAGACGGAAACAGCGAAAAAATGCCGCGGTGCGAACGCACCGTTCCTACTTTTGGCTGATGCCGCCGGTATGTTTCCGGCTATGTCGCATGCGCGGGGCCCGTTGAACGGTTTCAATCGGCGCGCGACATGCGTTAAACTACGGAACAGGTTCGCTCAGTTTCAATACGCGAAACTCGGCAGAGAGATCAGAGAGAATAATGACGGCACAGGACAGCAAGCTCGGCGACACCGACGACAAGATCTTCGTCGGCAAGGGAGACGAGCAGGCATGGCTGACGCTGGCGCTCGCCAATCGCCACGGCCTCGTCACCGGCGCAACCGGAACCGGAAAGACGGTGACGCTGCAGGTCATGGCGGAAGGATTTGCGCGCGCCGGTGTTCCGGTGTTCGCGGCCGACATCAAGGGCGATCTCTCCGGCATCTCCGAGGTCGGCGAGGCCAAGGACTTCATCGTCAAGCGCGCCACCGAGATGGGGCTGACCTTCCAGCCTGACCAATTCTCGACGGTGTTCTGGGACGTGTTCGGCGAGCAGGGCCATCCGGTGCGCGCGACCGTCACGGAAATGGGGCCGCTGCTGCTGGCGCGCATGCTCGACCTGAACGACGTGCAGGAAGGCGTGCTCAACGTCGCCTTCCGCGTCGCCGACGACGCCGGCCTCACCCTCATCGACATGAAGGATCTGCGCGCGCTGCTCGACGCGATCGTGCCGGATGCCGGCAAGAAAAGCGCCGATGCCGAGGAAAGCCCGCTCGCCGACATCAAGAAGGCGGCGCAGGGTTTTGGCAACGTCACCAAGGCCACGGTCGGCACCATTCAGCGCCAGCTGCTGGTGCTGGAGAACCAGGGCGCCACCAAATTCTTCGGCGAGCCCGCGCTGACGCTGAAAGATTTCATGAAGACCGACCGCGACGGCCGCGGCATGGTCAACATCCTCGTTGCCGACAAGCTGCTCCAGTCTCCACGGCTTTACGCGACATTCCTGCTGTGGATGCTGTCGGAGCTGTTCGAGGAGCTGCCTGAAGCGGGCGACCTTCCGAAGCCGAAACTGGTGTTCTTCTTTGACGAGGCGCATCTGCTCTTCAACGACGCGCCGAAGGCGCTGTTGGACAAGATCGAGCAGGTGGTGCGCCTGATCCGCTCCAAGGGCGTCGGCGTCTACTTCGTGACGCAGAACCCGATCGACGTGCCCGACCGCGTGCTGGGGCAGCTCGGCAACCGGGTGCAGCATGCGCTGCGCGCGTTCACCCCGCGCGACCAGAAAGCGGTCATCGCTGCGGCCCAGACCTTCCGGCCCAACCCCAAGCTCGACACCGCCAAGGTGATCATGGAGCTCGGCAAGGGCGAGGCGTTGGTGTCCTTCCTCGAAGGCAATGGCACACCGGCGATGGTCGAGCGCGTGATGATCCGGCCGCCGTCGGCCCGCATCGGGCCGATCACTCCGGAAGAGCGCAAGGCGATCATGGATGCAAGTCCAGTGAAGGGCAAATACGACACCGCCGTCGATGCCGAGTCGGCGTATGAGATGATCCAGAAGCGCATCGCCGGCACTGCGGCGACCGCCGATGCCGGCGCGGCCGGCGGAGGCGGCGGTATCCTCGGCCAGATCGGCTCGATCGTCGGCACCATCTTCGGCACCAATGTCAAGCGCGGCCGCCTGTCGACGGGACAGGTCATTGCGCGCGACGTGACGCGATCGGTGACCAACCAGGTGATCGGCGGCATGGCGGCCAATATCGGCAAATCGGTCGCCGGCCAGCTTGGCGGCTCCATCGGCCGCACGCTGGTCCGCGGCGCGCTCGGCGGGCTGCTGCGCCGCTAGGCAGACAAGCTGGGTTTGAGGCGGGCTCGTCAAGCCCATCACCACCATAATTTCAGGTGAGGGGGCTCTCCAAGCCTGCCCCAGTCTGCTACGCCCTATCCCTTTGCCGAACTGGACCACACCGTGACCTCGACCGACCCGCTACCCAAGCCTGATCTGCCGCGACGCCTGTCGCTGCGCGCGCCGCTGGATCTGTTGTTCCTGCTCTGCTGCTTCATCCTGACGGCCGACGTCCTCGGTCCCGAGTTCTTCGGCCACAACGGCAAGACCAAGGATTATGCGCTCTGGTATTGGGCCGGGCAGCAGGTGCTGCACGGCGCGCCGCTCTATCCCAGCGACGTCCATCACCAGTTCGATTTCATCTATCCGCCGCTGTCCGCGATCTTGCTCGCGATCCCGAGCTGGTTCGGCAAGATCGCGCTCTACACCGTGCTGTCCATCCTGAACGCGCTGGCGTGGTGGTACACCGGGACCCTCTCCAACGTCATGACTGGATCGGGCCACAAGGCTGGCCCCTGGCTGGAGGCGCTGCCGGTCATCGTCACCGTGACCTTTACGTTCGACATGTTCGACCTCGGCCAGCCGAACCTCGTCCTGCTCGCGATGATGCTGTGGGGCTTCTGGAACTTGCAGCATCAGCGTCCCTGGCTCGCCGGCTTCATGTTCGCGCTCGCCACCGCCATCAAGGTGTTTCCGATCGCGGTGCTGCCTTATCTGGTCTGGCGGCGGAAATGGGTGGCCGTCGGCGCCATGGTCGCCTTCACCGGCATCCTTCTTTACGTCGTGCCGGCGCCGATCCGCGGCTTCGAGCGCAACGCGGCCGAGCTTGCGACCTGGTATCAGGGCATGGTCGGCTCGAGTTCGGAAAAGGGCTTTGGCCAGCGCGACGAGCAGAACTGGTCGTGGGTCAACCAGTCCATCATTGCGGTGACGCATCGCCTGGTCCGGCCGATCAACTACAATCAGGAGGATCCCAACAAGCCGCCGCGCACGATGAATGTCATCGACGTCGACTACAAGACGGCGAACTGGATCGTGCTTGCGGTGTCGGCTCTGCTCGGGCTCGGCTTCCTCGCGGTGATGCCACGGCAAGCGCGGCGAACGGCGCGATCGGATGCCGAGGAGCTCGGCATCCTGTTCTGCCTGATGACGATCGCCTCGCCTCTGGCGCGGCAATACTACTTCATGTGGCTGTTCTTCCCGATGACGGTGCTGATGCATCGCGCCGCCTTCGACGAACGGGCGAATGTGCGGCTGGGAACCTGGCTTGCGCTGGCCGCTGCCGGCATCCTCATGCTGCTGGCGCTGCCCTGGTTTCCCAACGTGATCCAGGCCTGGGGCAACAATCTTGCCGCCACCGGCATTCTCGCCGGCAGCCTTGCATGGCACCTCCGCCATCCGCCGGTTGCGGCTGGCTCTGGCGCTGTGCCGGAGTTAAAAGCCAAGCCATCTTGAAGAGCCATCTTGAACAGGCATCTTGAGCACCCGATGTCTCGGGACTCGAAAGCAGGGAAGACGACCATGGCCAATGCGCAGCTTCAATCCGTGCTCGACCACATCGACAAGGATTTCGACAACAGCCTGGAGCGTCTGTTCTCGCTGTTGCGGATCAAGTCGATCTCCGCGGATCCGGCCTTTGCCGGCGATTGCAAGGCCGCGGCCGAGCATCTCGCCAAGGACATTGCGAGCCTCGGTGTCTCAACCGAAGTGAGGCCGACCGCCGGCCATCCCGCTGTCGTCGGCAAGACCGGAGCGGGCGGCCGGCCGCATGTGATCTTCTACGGTCATTACGACGTGCAGCCGGTCGACCCGATCGACCTCTGGCACAGCCCGCCGTTCGAGCCCGTCGTCACTAACCATGCCGATGGCCGCAAGATCATCGTCGCGCGCGGCGCCGAGGACGACAAGGGTCAGGTCATGACCTTCGTCGAGGCCTGCCGCGCCTGGAAGAAGGTGACGGGCTCGCTGCCGATCGACATCACCTTCCTGATCGAAGGCGAGGAGGAGGTCGGCTCGAAGAACTTCGTGCCGTTCGTCGAGGCCAACAAGGACGAGTTCAAGGCTGATTACGTGCTGGTCTGCGACACCGGCATGTGGGATCCGGAAACGCCGGCGATCACGACGGCGCTGCGCGGCCTGCTCTATGAAGAGGTGAAGATCACCGCGGCCAATCGCGATCTGCATTCCGGCGTGTTTGGCGGCACGGCGATGAACCCGATCCGGGTGTTGACCAAAATCCTCGGCGGCCTGTTCGACGACGACAACCGCATCACCATTCCCGGCTTCTATGACGGCGTGAAGGATACGCCGCCGGAGGTCTTGGAGCAGTGGAAGAAGCTCAACTTCACCCCGGAGTCGTTCCTCAAGCCGGTCGGCCTGTCGCTCCCCGCTGGTGAGAAGGGGCGGCTGATGGTCGAGCAGGCTTCCACGCGTCCGACCTGCGACGTCAACGGCATCTGGGGCGGCTATATCGGCGAGGGCTCCAAGACGGTGATCCCGTCGCATGCCTCGGCCAAGGTCTCGTTCCGGCTGGTCCAGGGGCAGGATCCCCAGAAGATCCGCAAGGCGTTCCGCGATTACGTGACGGCGCGGATTCCGGGCGACTGCAAGGTCGAGTTCGGCGACCATTCCGCCGCGCCCGCCGTGGCGCTCGACTGGAACATGAAGCCGCTCGCCGCGGCCAGCAAGGCGCTGGCGGAGGAATGGGGCAAGGAGACCGTGCTGATGGGCTCGGGCGCTTCGATCCCGATCGTCGCCGACTTCAAGCGCACCCTTGGCCTCGATTCGCTGCTGGTCGGCTTCGGCCTCGACGACGACAACATCCACTCGCCGAACGAAAAGTACGACCTCCGCAGCTTCCAGAAGGGCATCCGCTCCTGGGCCCGCATCCTCGCCGCGCTGGCGGAGGTGAAATAAGACGAGGTGCCGTAGGGTGGGCAAAGGCGCAACGCGCCGTGCCCACCATCGCTCAGTGATTACCAAAGGAGAAGACGTGGGCACGCTTCGCTTTGCCCACCCTACGAGACTGCGTCTCCCGTCATCCTGAGGTGCGAGTGGCGCGATGCTCTAGCATCGCGCCGGGAGCCTCGAAGGATGCACGGCCCCGATGCAGCCGGGCGTCGCCCTTCGAGGCTCGCCGAAGAGGCGAACACCTCAGGGTGACGGTGATGGTGATTGCGACCGCCAGCCCGAATAAAAACGCCGCCCGGGATTGGGCGGCGTTTCATTCCAAAACGTGCAGAGGTCGTTCGAAAGCGATCCTACACCAAATCCCGAAAATCTCAAGATCGGTAGCCCGGAAGCTCGCGGTCGAGCTTGCGCAGCAGCGGCGGCCAGACGAGGTTGGTCGCGCGCAGCTCGGCGCGGTCGCGGTTCGACAGCAATTCGGTGTTCTTCTCGATTGCGATCTCCTCAACCGGATAGACCGGCGTGCCGAGCGCGCGGGTGCGCACCTGCATCGAGCAGGCGCGCTCGAGGTGATACATGCGCTCGAAGGCGGAAGCGACCGAGCGGCCGACCGTCAGCGTGCCGTGGTTACGCAGCAGCATGTGGTTGTGGTCGCCGAGGTCCTTCTGGAGCCGCGGCCGCTCATCGTGATCGAGCGCGATGCCTTCATAGTCGTGATAGGCGAGGTCGTGGGTGACGAGCTGGGCGGTCTGGTTCAGCGGCAAGAGGCCTTCGGCGCTGCTCGACACCGCGGTGCCATCGAGGGTGTGGAGATGCAGCACGCAGATCGCGTCCTCGCGCACCTCGTGGATCGCCGAATGGATGGTGAAGCCGGCCGGATTGATGCTGTATTCGCTCTCGGTGAGCTGGTTGCCGTGCAGGTCGACCTTGACGAGGCTCGAGGCCGTGATCTCGTCGAACATCAGCCCGTAGGGGTTGATCAGGAAGTGATGGTCGGGGCCGGGCACGCGTGCGGAGATGTGGGTGTCGACCAGATCGTCCCAGCCGTACAGCGCAACGAGGCGATAGCAGGCGGCGAGATTGACCCGTTGCTGCCACTCGGCCTCCGTCATGTTCGACGGCACTTCCTTCAGGCGCGCTTCCGCTGGTGACATGGTCATCTCTCCGAACATCGTTGTTGCGGGGAGGGAGCGTAGTCTTGGTCTGGAGCGGCGGCAAGGCGCGCCAGGAGCGCGGCAGTTCAGCGTCGCCCGCATGGAGCGGGCTGCGCTGGAGAAAACTATTACGGCGCCGGGACCGACAGCAGGCTGGAAATACTGCGGCCGCGGATGTCGTAGACGCGGGCGAACACGACGTCGTCGCGCTTGATCTCGACCATCACGGGCGCGGTGAGGCCCTTGCAGTAGAACTCGCCGAGCGTCATGGCGAAATCGGCCGCGTTGGAATCCCAGCCGATGGTGAAGTCGGGGCCGAGCGCGACCTGCGCCGGGCGCTGCGGACCGCACACCGCCACCTTCCATTTGCGATTGACCGGCGGCACTTCCTGGCGCTCGACCAGCTGCTCGCGCAGCTCGTCGGAGGCCTGCTTCAGCGCAAGGCCCCAATAGTCCAGCATGAAGCGGTCGTCGGCGCCGCGCACGGTGCCGGCGATGTGGTTGAAGTGCGTGTATTGATAGGGATGCAACCGGATCATCTCGGCAAGCGAGAGCGCAAGGCCGAAGCAGAAGGTCGCGAGCACGACCGGCTGCCAGGTGCGGTGGTTGGCGCGCAGACGCTCCATGGCCCAGGCGAAAGCGATGCCGCCGAGCACCGCCATCGGCGGGATCACGAAGACGAAATGGCGGATGCCGTTGTACAGCGCCGGCCGCTTCACCATCGCGATCGCGAGCGGCAGCGTCGCAGCCAGCGTCAGCATCAACAGGATGGTCTTGCGGCGGGCCGGGACCCCGCGGCGCGGCAGCAGCGCGAAGGTGCTGATCACGGCCCCGCCCATCAGCACCAGCATCACCTCGGGCAGCTGCAGCGCGAACAGCGTCGGCAGATAGGACCAGGGCATGTCGGGCACGGACACGATCGCGCCGTCGAACATCTCCTTCCAGGGCTTCTCGAAGAAGTGCGAGAAGTAGGTCAGCGCCTCGAAGGGATTGCCGGGCTCCATGATCGACCACGGCCAGATCAGGCCCATCACGAGATAGCCGAACACGAGGCCGGGCAGCAGCACGTAGACGACGTGGGCGAAGCGGCGGGCTGCCTCGCGGGCGCCTTCGCTGCGCAGCTCCTCCAGGAACAGCGGCATGAAGCCGACCATGGCGTAGACCAGCGCAAGCCCGCCGAGGACGCGGCAGCCGAGCGAAAGGCCGGCCCCCAAGCCGACGATCAGGATCGTGCGCGGCGATGGCTGCGGATATTCCTCCGCGAGCCGGACGAGGCCGAGCATCAGGATGATCATGGCCACCGCGAAAGGCGCATCCTTCGGGTTCATGAACATGTGGCCGTAGAAGATTGGGCACAGCGCGAGCAGCAAGAGTGAGGCAAGGCCTGCAAGAGGCCCGCCGATGCGGCGGCCGAGCCGCCACGTCACCGCAAGCCCGATCACGCCGACGACCGCGCCGACCAGGCGTCGGGTCTCGAACAGCTCGAGCGGAATGACCTTGTGAAGAAGGGCCGCGACCATGTCGAAGCCGCCGCCATACATATAGAGGTTGGCAAAGGAGAGCGCCGCGGTGTCCTTGAAGCCGGAACCGTACATGCGCAGCAGCAGATCGGCATATTCAGCGTGGGTGTAGTCGTCCCAGCCGAGCCCGTAGTCGCGGAAAGTCAAACCTGCGATGACGGCGACCGCGGTTAGCACCAGCATGGCGAGATCGTCGCAAGTCCGTTCGACCGAGCGCCGCTGAGGCGTGTCGATCGCCGAAGTCGTGATGGATGTCATGGCTATTGGTGACCCGGAATCCCCTCTCGGCCCTGCTGGTGCGCGCGGGCCTGCTCCCCGGACTCCGTATAGCGCAGTTCCATTACCAAGTAATTGGGCATTATGGCTAAATTCCTGATGCGACGCAGCAAAACCGGAACTTGGAAGCAGTTTAGCAATAGCGAATCCTAGCTGAAGGGAATGTGAATAAGTCCCTGATTTCCTTCTCTTTAGGAACGCGGCCTACAATTCGCCGTTGGCGTGGAACACCGTATGACGGTATCGTGGCGTAGAGGATGTCGCGTGTGGATGCGCGACCTGGGGTGGGTTCGATGACCTTGGCATTGTTGATCGCGGGCATCGTCGCCATCGTGGCGGGCCTCCTTGCGGTCGCTTTTGGCTTCACCGTCAGGGAATTCAGCCTCGGCAGCACCCTCATAATCTCCGGAACCATCGGCGTCTGCTCCGGAATGCTACTGGTCGGCCTGCATTTCGTGGTGCTCGAGCTGAGGGGTATCGCCCGCCGGCTGGCCGGATCGGCGGCGCCGTCCGAGGTTCGCGTCAGGCCCGTGCTGCCGGGCCTTGCGATGCCGGGTGCGCCTGCGCCCGAGCCGGCGCTTGCTCCCGCGGCAAGGACCGACTCGGCGCCGCCGGCTGCAAGCCCGCC
The genomic region above belongs to Bradyrhizobium arachidis and contains:
- the folP gene encoding dihydropteroate synthase, with translation MNASPSPSVPPAGSAGLDALRRLVGRPIPAVMGVLNVTPDSFSDGGEFIAPEQALERARAMIADGVDIIDIGAESTRPYKGAKAVTAEDELARLKPVLAGVVALGVPVSIDSMKAEVVAFALDKGAAIANDVWGLQRDAGMAPLIAARGVPVIVMHNRDSVDPAIDIVTDMKAFFLRSLDIAAKAGIAREKIVLDPGIGFGKTAEQSMTALARLRELDIFGLPILVGASRKRFIASVSPSEPKERLAGSIAAHLIAAQRGAKIIRTHDVAETLQALRVANAIESKQ
- a CDS encoding DUF4332 domain-containing protein — translated: MTYPISEIEGLPAFAATKLKAQGIRTTDALLEAASTVKGRKALSAKTGISEQLLLEWANVSDYMRIPGMGRAKVGLVRAAGVTTVRELAYRNPARLAQSMREANERKKLVRILPSEKSVGDIIAKAKKLPPKITY
- a CDS encoding helicase HerA-like domain-containing protein; translated protein: MTAQDSKLGDTDDKIFVGKGDEQAWLTLALANRHGLVTGATGTGKTVTLQVMAEGFARAGVPVFAADIKGDLSGISEVGEAKDFIVKRATEMGLTFQPDQFSTVFWDVFGEQGHPVRATVTEMGPLLLARMLDLNDVQEGVLNVAFRVADDAGLTLIDMKDLRALLDAIVPDAGKKSADAEESPLADIKKAAQGFGNVTKATVGTIQRQLLVLENQGATKFFGEPALTLKDFMKTDRDGRGMVNILVADKLLQSPRLYATFLLWMLSELFEELPEAGDLPKPKLVFFFDEAHLLFNDAPKALLDKIEQVVRLIRSKGVGVYFVTQNPIDVPDRVLGQLGNRVQHALRAFTPRDQKAVIAAAQTFRPNPKLDTAKVIMELGKGEALVSFLEGNGTPAMVERVMIRPPSARIGPITPEERKAIMDASPVKGKYDTAVDAESAYEMIQKRIAGTAATADAGAAGGGGGILGQIGSIVGTIFGTNVKRGRLSTGQVIARDVTRSVTNQVIGGMAANIGKSVAGQLGGSIGRTLVRGALGGLLRR
- a CDS encoding glycosyltransferase family 87 protein; amino-acid sequence: MTSTDPLPKPDLPRRLSLRAPLDLLFLLCCFILTADVLGPEFFGHNGKTKDYALWYWAGQQVLHGAPLYPSDVHHQFDFIYPPLSAILLAIPSWFGKIALYTVLSILNALAWWYTGTLSNVMTGSGHKAGPWLEALPVIVTVTFTFDMFDLGQPNLVLLAMMLWGFWNLQHQRPWLAGFMFALATAIKVFPIAVLPYLVWRRKWVAVGAMVAFTGILLYVVPAPIRGFERNAAELATWYQGMVGSSSEKGFGQRDEQNWSWVNQSIIAVTHRLVRPINYNQEDPNKPPRTMNVIDVDYKTANWIVLAVSALLGLGFLAVMPRQARRTARSDAEELGILFCLMTIASPLARQYYFMWLFFPMTVLMHRAAFDERANVRLGTWLALAAAGILMLLALPWFPNVIQAWGNNLAATGILAGSLAWHLRHPPVAAGSGAVPELKAKPS
- a CDS encoding M20/M25/M40 family metallo-hydrolase, coding for MANAQLQSVLDHIDKDFDNSLERLFSLLRIKSISADPAFAGDCKAAAEHLAKDIASLGVSTEVRPTAGHPAVVGKTGAGGRPHVIFYGHYDVQPVDPIDLWHSPPFEPVVTNHADGRKIIVARGAEDDKGQVMTFVEACRAWKKVTGSLPIDITFLIEGEEEVGSKNFVPFVEANKDEFKADYVLVCDTGMWDPETPAITTALRGLLYEEVKITAANRDLHSGVFGGTAMNPIRVLTKILGGLFDDDNRITIPGFYDGVKDTPPEVLEQWKKLNFTPESFLKPVGLSLPAGEKGRLMVEQASTRPTCDVNGIWGGYIGEGSKTVIPSHASAKVSFRLVQGQDPQKIRKAFRDYVTARIPGDCKVEFGDHSAAPAVALDWNMKPLAAASKALAEEWGKETVLMGSGASIPIVADFKRTLGLDSLLVGFGLDDDNIHSPNEKYDLRSFQKGIRSWARILAALAEVK
- a CDS encoding class II aldolase/adducin family protein, whose protein sequence is MSPAEARLKEVPSNMTEAEWQQRVNLAACYRLVALYGWDDLVDTHISARVPGPDHHFLINPYGLMFDEITASSLVKVDLHGNQLTESEYSINPAGFTIHSAIHEVREDAICVLHLHTLDGTAVSSSAEGLLPLNQTAQLVTHDLAYHDYEGIALDHDERPRLQKDLGDHNHMLLRNHGTLTVGRSVASAFERMYHLERACSMQVRTRALGTPVYPVEEIAIEKNTELLSNRDRAELRATNLVWPPLLRKLDRELPGYRS
- a CDS encoding glycosyltransferase family 39 protein produces the protein MTSITTSAIDTPQRRSVERTCDDLAMLVLTAVAVIAGLTFRDYGLGWDDYTHAEYADLLLRMYGSGFKDTAALSFANLYMYGGGFDMVAALLHKVIPLELFETRRLVGAVVGVIGLAVTWRLGRRIGGPLAGLASLLLLALCPIFYGHMFMNPKDAPFAVAMIILMLGLVRLAEEYPQPSPRTILIVGLGAGLSLGCRVLGGLALVYAMVGFMPLFLEELRSEGAREAARRFAHVVYVLLPGLVFGYLVMGLIWPWSIMEPGNPFEALTYFSHFFEKPWKEMFDGAIVSVPDMPWSYLPTLFALQLPEVMLVLMGGAVISTFALLPRRGVPARRKTILLMLTLAATLPLAIAMVKRPALYNGIRHFVFVIPPMAVLGGIAFAWAMERLRANHRTWQPVVLATFCFGLALSLAEMIRLHPYQYTHFNHIAGTVRGADDRFMLDYWGLALKQASDELREQLVERQEVPPVNRKWKVAVCGPQRPAQVALGPDFTIGWDSNAADFAMTLGEFYCKGLTAPVMVEIKRDDVVFARVYDIRGRSISSLLSVPAP